One window of the uncultured Treponema sp. genome contains the following:
- a CDS encoding DUF6061 family protein, which translates to MRTIFAEYNPQRNSIDVYTSAGYMLRIDCWEAEKKLKTTPGSDCALNALAIDEPLEYAQLYLDGTMQMWVDAEDSLYL; encoded by the coding sequence ATGAGAACAATATTTGCAGAATACAATCCACAACGCAATAGTATTGATGTTTACACCTCTGCTGGCTATATGCTCCGCATTGACTGCTGGGAAGCAGAAAAAAAATTAAAGACTACACCCGGATCAGACTGTGCATTAAATGCACTTGCCATTGATGAACCGCTTGAATATGCACAATTATATTTGGATGGCACTATGCAGATGTGGGTTGATGCAGAAGATTCCCTTTATTTATAG
- a CDS encoding ATP-binding protein, with the protein MKDEVELFRPVFIENLKKFKDESIIKILCGVRRCGKSTILSTYKKELLSMGVNPCNVIERLYSSMEFDESYDASQMNADLLAAIENADKSQKVYLLLDEVQEVENWEKCVNSLFENRNVDIYVTGSNSKLLSSEISTFLTGRFVLIPVYTLSFLEFMEFKKTYFPESAERTKDEYFDMYLKSGGFPFIAKTNHSQEENYQIIDGIYSTVVTRDISRRHNISNLEMFNRVVRFVLENLGKNFSAKTIFDFFKSQHRSVSIETIYNYIAWLEEAFIIYRCNRYDIQGKEILKTQEKYYLSDIGFKYSQFGYSPKSVASVLENIVYLELCRRGFSVYIGKLYDKEIDFVAVRHGQKIYVQVCRTLPEDSDREIGNLKAIKDSFPKYVVTMDSSVCGIEDGIKIVHIKDFLSGEW; encoded by the coding sequence ATGAAAGATGAAGTGGAACTTTTTAGACCGGTATTTATAGAAAATCTCAAGAAATTCAAGGATGAAAGCATTATAAAGATTCTTTGCGGTGTGCGCCGCTGCGGAAAGTCTACAATCCTGAGCACTTATAAAAAAGAGCTTTTGTCTATGGGTGTGAATCCGTGCAACGTAATCGAGAGGCTTTATTCTTCCATGGAATTTGATGAAAGTTATGACGCTTCTCAGATGAACGCGGACTTGCTTGCTGCAATTGAAAATGCTGATAAAAGTCAGAAAGTTTATCTTCTTTTGGATGAGGTTCAGGAAGTTGAAAACTGGGAAAAGTGCGTCAATTCTCTTTTTGAAAATCGGAACGTGGACATTTACGTTACCGGCTCGAACTCAAAACTGCTGTCCTCTGAAATTTCAACATTTCTTACCGGCCGTTTTGTTCTGATTCCAGTTTACACGCTTTCTTTTCTTGAATTTATGGAATTCAAGAAGACGTATTTTCCTGAATCAGCGGAAAGGACAAAGGATGAATATTTTGACATGTATTTAAAATCAGGCGGTTTTCCTTTTATTGCAAAAACGAATCACAGTCAGGAAGAAAACTATCAGATTATTGACGGAATTTATTCGACGGTTGTAACGCGCGATATTTCAAGACGGCACAATATCTCGAACTTGGAGATGTTCAACCGGGTTGTCAGATTTGTTCTTGAAAATCTGGGAAAGAATTTCAGCGCAAAGACAATTTTCGACTTTTTCAAAAGCCAGCACCGCTCAGTTTCAATTGAGACAATCTACAATTATATTGCCTGGCTTGAGGAAGCGTTCATAATCTACCGCTGCAACCGCTACGATATTCAAGGCAAGGAAATTTTGAAAACCCAGGAAAAATATTATCTTTCCGACATCGGATTCAAATACAGCCAGTTCGGTTATTCTCCAAAATCCGTGGCTTCGGTTCTTGAAAATATAGTTTATCTGGAGCTTTGCCGACGGGGTTTTTCAGTTTACATCGGAAAACTTTATGACAAGGAAATTGATTTTGTGGCAGTCAGGCATGGGCAAAAAATCTACGTTCAGGTGTGCAGAACTCTGCCGGAAGATTCGGACAGGGAAATCGGAAACCTCAAAGCAATAAAGGACAGCTTCCCGAAATACGTCGTTACAATGGATTCCTCCGTCTGCGGAATTGAGGACGGAATAAAAATTGTGCACATCAAGGATTTTTTGAGCGGAGAGTGGTGA
- a CDS encoding ATP-binding protein, whose protein sequence is MINRERYIEKIRPFYESDLIKVITGIRRCGKSVVLEQVKNELAAHGKKIIHLNFELRSVSSKITDDEELINYIEEKIKARPDGKWYIFLDEVQSVKNWNLACKSLRLGNTSIFITGSNSKLLSKEFTKELSGRYVSFTIRPFVYKEIQEYAAELGKEVSINDYLIYGGFPKRFEFPDRESMLRYLNDLDQTIVLNDIINRYKIRKEEIFTKLVDFVLVSNARIFSSNSVHNYLKSQKIECSVNTVMKYLDYLEEAYVIRKIPQYSTKAKKRLDFYTKLYDEDVAFNSIRQTNGRFDLTHNLENTVYNELVFMGYSLNVLNIDGKEIDFLASKNNKEYLVQVAYSVAEDSTYEREFAPFAAADNSRKKILITNDENDFSTSTVQHIRLKDFLLMKDLEG, encoded by the coding sequence ATGATAAACAGAGAGCGGTACATAGAAAAAATCAGGCCGTTTTATGAAAGCGACCTGATAAAGGTAATCACGGGAATCAGGCGGTGCGGAAAGTCGGTTGTCCTTGAGCAGGTGAAAAACGAGCTTGCGGCACATGGAAAGAAGATAATCCATCTGAACTTCGAGCTTCGTTCTGTCTCCTCAAAAATTACGGATGATGAAGAATTGATTAATTATATAGAAGAAAAAATCAAAGCAAGACCAGATGGGAAATGGTACATTTTTCTGGATGAAGTTCAGTCCGTAAAAAACTGGAATCTCGCCTGCAAGTCGCTCCGACTTGGAAACACGTCGATTTTCATAACCGGCTCAAATTCCAAGCTTCTCTCAAAGGAATTCACAAAGGAGCTTAGCGGCCGCTATGTCTCGTTCACAATCCGCCCTTTTGTCTATAAGGAAATTCAGGAATATGCGGCGGAGCTTGGCAAAGAAGTTTCCATAAACGACTATCTTATTTACGGAGGTTTTCCAAAACGCTTTGAATTTCCAGACAGAGAGTCCATGCTGCGCTATCTGAACGACCTTGATCAGACGATTGTCCTTAACGACATAATAAACCGCTATAAAATCCGCAAGGAAGAGATTTTCACAAAGCTCGTTGACTTTGTGCTTGTCTCGAATGCCCGGATTTTCAGTTCAAACTCCGTGCACAATTATCTTAAGTCGCAGAAAATCGAATGTTCCGTGAACACCGTGATGAAATATCTTGACTATCTGGAGGAAGCCTACGTCATCCGGAAAATTCCGCAGTATTCCACAAAGGCAAAAAAACGCCTCGACTTTTACACGAAACTCTACGATGAGGATGTCGCTTTCAACTCAATCAGGCAGACAAACGGAAGGTTCGACCTTACACACAATCTTGAAAATACCGTCTACAATGAGCTGGTCTTTATGGGCTACTCGCTGAATGTTCTAAATATAGACGGAAAAGAAATTGACTTCCTGGCATCAAAAAACAACAAAGAATATCTTGTGCAGGTCGCCTACAGCGTTGCGGAAGATTCAACCTACGAGCGGGAATTCGCTCCGTTCGCCGCCGCAGACAACAGCCGGAAAAAAATCCTGATTACAAACGACGAGAACGATTTTTCCACAAGCACAGTGCAGCATATCAGGCTGAAGGATTTTCTTTTGATGAAAGATTTGGAAGGGTAA
- a CDS encoding helix-turn-helix transcriptional regulator, translating into MDIEEQERYICSQLKKERERNGFSQLELSYESGVSQNMITYIETGKRTPTLNTILKLCNAMNISPAVLFPQRIDKNSAKSTIINLIEQFM; encoded by the coding sequence ATGGATATAGAAGAGCAAGAAAGATATATATGCAGTCAATTGAAAAAGGAGAGGGAAAGAAATGGATTTTCTCAGCTGGAGCTATCCTATGAATCTGGCGTTTCCCAGAATATGATTACATATATTGAAACAGGAAAAAGGACTCCCACATTAAATACAATTTTAAAGCTTTGCAACGCTATGAATATAAGTCCTGCGGTTCTGTTTCCTCAAAGAATCGACAAAAATTCTGCGAAATCTACAATAATCAATCTTATTGAACAATTTATGTAA
- a CDS encoding lipocalin family protein: MKSRIRKIFSLAAVFSCIAGLSAQSVSEKSNANLEPVRNFELDRYLGKWYEIGRFDFKWEKNLKNVTAEYSMNKNGTVKVVNSGYDYAAQKEKQSVGKAKFAGNKNEGSLKVSFFRPFYSDYKIIALDSEYNYALVAGANKKLLWILSRTKTIPSDVKENYIQTAQNAGYDLSDFVWTEQE; this comes from the coding sequence ATGAAAAGCAGAATCAGAAAGATTTTTTCTTTGGCCGCCGTTTTTAGCTGCATTGCAGGTCTTTCAGCCCAGTCAGTCTCCGAAAAAAGCAATGCAAACCTTGAGCCTGTCCGGAATTTTGAGCTCGATCGGTATCTTGGAAAATGGTATGAAATCGGGCGTTTTGACTTCAAGTGGGAAAAGAATCTGAAAAACGTTACGGCCGAATACTCGATGAACAAAAACGGCACGGTCAAGGTCGTAAATTCAGGTTATGATTACGCCGCACAAAAAGAAAAGCAGTCCGTGGGAAAGGCGAAATTCGCCGGGAATAAAAACGAGGGAAGCCTTAAAGTCTCGTTCTTTAGGCCGTTTTACAGCGACTACAAAATTATCGCGCTTGATTCAGAATACAACTACGCGCTTGTCGCAGGAGCAAACAAAAAGCTTTTGTGGATTTTGAGCCGAACAAAAACAATTCCTTCCGACGTCAAGGAAAACTACATTCAGACTGCCCAGAACGCAGGCTACGACTTGAGCGATTTTGTCTGGACTGAGCAGGAATAA
- a CDS encoding AAA domain-containing protein yields the protein MDSICKDIFRSVHEGCWIYIEYKNKSEECTKYWIAIRNINLGKKSLEATGLHLGSFTTKNLFLFIENILCTRIMEGTYFQTNKNLIEDIELYPQKYKEIFSEIANLKTLNYLSDCNKLADIPKLNTKYELINRLDSSKLKNRIYNLDDEQFKMFVNSFKKSAEIKEEKNINSTIQIALNELSIHTQKGLYVLAYREVRFDVERRVLIAGKKIKICSEFCMEKSTDKNGKKLSILNFIDNEDLSLLENFEKNAETIKDIVMQNIKNKKDCAVDDMPYFLCLQRDLNIDLEKEYEAIVNMYSQNNVTVPIQAFFGELHSIKQNNEVYPLALINKNVNLDQLLAIHTAMNFPVAYIQGPPGTGKTTTIISTIITAFFNSKTVLFSSYNNHPIDGVFEKLTNLKYKNYKIPFPILRIGSNERIQETCLYIKRLLFQIKSLKSFDAVLQQNKENQIERTKKLTELLQKHEEQLDLAERKELIEEMLSKSENMNLRMNLEGQQYSKIKKRLEEIGNITDEDALSLLDFDHEKLMQFINFTSVKFLKRLFEDDYKDFIEILNIKNKEKQATEFNKYFSVSENIFKMQKVFPVFCSTCISTQKIGGPQTYFDMTIIDEASQCNTAVSLVPIIRGKNLMLVGDPQQLNPVITLDKNINEELKAKYKVNENYDYIKNSIYKAYLASDSVSQEILLHNHYRCAKEIIEFSNKKYYNNQLSIKSEIAKEKPLVFCEVRENYSAEKNTSLDEAEKIVQYVKNHPDKKIGIITPFKNQKDLIDYKLRENHLENKASCGTVHAFQGDEKDEILFSLALTNRTYSKTYDWLKNNRELLNVAVSRAKDKFVIFSNTEELKRLHKNDDADDLYELAEYVKKNGEYKITPRESSSRALGIKPYSTETENTFLTTLNHAISTLIESDGKFSVEREVQLSHLFEKNPSDSDFFYKGSLDFVIYKKGFRNRKDAVLAIELDGPEHHNNPNVIARDEKKKQICKNHGFDLLHVDNSYARRYCFVKEILTEFLGN from the coding sequence ATGGACTCTATTTGTAAAGATATTTTCCGTTCTGTTCATGAAGGATGCTGGATTTATATTGAATATAAAAACAAAAGTGAAGAATGCACTAAATATTGGATTGCAATTAGAAACATAAATCTAGGGAAAAAAAGCCTTGAAGCAACGGGACTTCATCTTGGCAGCTTTACAACAAAAAACCTTTTTTTATTTATTGAAAACATTCTTTGCACTCGGATAATGGAAGGCACTTATTTTCAAACCAACAAAAATTTAATAGAAGACATTGAACTTTATCCGCAGAAATATAAAGAGATTTTTTCTGAAATTGCAAACTTAAAAACTCTGAATTATCTTTCTGACTGCAACAAGCTTGCCGACATTCCAAAACTCAACACAAAGTACGAGCTTATAAATCGGCTTGATTCTTCAAAACTGAAAAACAGGATTTACAATTTGGATGACGAGCAATTTAAAATGTTCGTAAACAGCTTTAAAAAATCCGCAGAAATAAAAGAAGAAAAAAATATTAACAGCACAATTCAAATTGCCCTGAACGAGCTGAGCATTCACACTCAAAAAGGACTTTATGTTTTGGCTTATCGGGAAGTACGCTTTGATGTTGAAAGGCGAGTTTTAATTGCAGGGAAAAAAATCAAAATCTGCTCGGAATTCTGCATGGAAAAAAGCACTGACAAAAACGGCAAAAAACTGAGCATTTTAAATTTTATCGACAATGAAGACTTATCCTTGCTTGAGAATTTTGAAAAGAATGCAGAAACAATAAAAGACATTGTAATGCAAAACATAAAAAACAAAAAAGACTGCGCAGTTGACGACATGCCTTATTTTCTTTGCCTGCAGCGGGATTTAAATATCGACCTTGAAAAAGAATACGAAGCAATCGTAAATATGTATTCCCAGAACAATGTTACTGTTCCGATTCAGGCTTTTTTTGGCGAGCTTCATTCGATAAAACAGAATAACGAAGTTTATCCACTGGCTTTGATAAACAAAAATGTAAATCTTGACCAGCTGCTTGCAATTCACACTGCAATGAATTTTCCTGTCGCATACATTCAAGGACCGCCTGGAACAGGAAAAACTACAACCATAATCAGCACGATTATTACAGCATTTTTTAATTCAAAAACTGTTCTTTTTTCTTCATACAACAACCATCCGATTGACGGTGTCTTTGAAAAATTGACAAACTTAAAATATAAGAATTACAAAATTCCATTTCCGATTCTGCGAATTGGCAGTAACGAGCGGATTCAAGAAACATGTCTATACATTAAAAGGCTGCTTTTTCAAATAAAATCCCTAAAATCATTTGACGCAGTTTTACAGCAAAATAAAGAAAACCAAATTGAGCGGACGAAAAAACTTACAGAGCTTTTGCAGAAACACGAAGAACAGCTTGACTTGGCTGAACGAAAAGAATTAATTGAAGAAATGCTTTCAAAAAGCGAGAATATGAACCTTCGGATGAATCTTGAGGGGCAGCAATATTCAAAAATCAAAAAACGCCTTGAAGAAATTGGAAACATCACTGACGAAGATGCTCTCAGCCTTTTGGATTTTGACCACGAAAAACTGATGCAGTTTATAAATTTTACTTCAGTTAAATTTCTGAAACGGCTTTTTGAAGACGATTACAAAGATTTTATTGAGATTTTGAATATCAAAAACAAAGAAAAACAGGCCACAGAATTCAACAAATACTTTTCTGTGTCTGAAAACATTTTTAAAATGCAAAAAGTATTTCCAGTTTTTTGTTCAACTTGCATTTCAACGCAGAAAATTGGCGGTCCGCAGACTTATTTTGATATGACAATCATTGACGAGGCAAGTCAGTGCAATACAGCAGTTTCGCTTGTTCCGATTATCCGCGGAAAAAATCTTATGCTTGTTGGAGATCCTCAGCAGCTGAATCCTGTAATTACATTGGATAAAAATATCAACGAGGAACTGAAAGCAAAATACAAGGTGAATGAAAATTATGATTACATAAAAAATTCAATTTACAAAGCATATCTTGCCAGCGATTCTGTGAGCCAGGAAATTCTTTTACATAATCATTATAGATGCGCAAAGGAAATCATAGAGTTCAGCAATAAAAAATATTATAACAATCAGCTAAGTATAAAATCTGAAATTGCAAAAGAAAAGCCGCTTGTCTTTTGCGAAGTCCGGGAAAACTATTCCGCCGAGAAAAACACATCTTTGGATGAAGCTGAAAAAATTGTGCAGTATGTAAAAAATCATCCGGATAAGAAAATAGGAATCATCACTCCGTTTAAGAATCAAAAAGATTTGATTGATTACAAATTAAGGGAAAATCATTTGGAAAACAAGGCAAGCTGCGGAACAGTCCACGCGTTTCAGGGTGATGAAAAAGATGAGATTCTGTTTTCACTTGCGCTTACAAACCGCACTTATTCAAAAACTTACGACTGGCTTAAAAATAACCGGGAGCTATTGAACGTTGCAGTTTCGCGGGCAAAAGACAAATTTGTAATTTTTTCAAATACTGAAGAACTAAAAAGGCTTCACAAAAATGATGATGCCGATGATTTATACGAGCTGGCAGAATATGTAAAAAAGAACGGCGAATATAAAATCACGCCGAGAGAATCTTCTTCTAGAGCGCTGGGAATAAAGCCTTACAGCACCGAAACTGAAAACACCTTCCTGACAACATTAAATCACGCAATTTCAACATTGATAGAATCTGACGGAAAATTTTCAGTAGAGCGGGAAGTTCAGCTTTCACACCTGTTTGAAAAAAATCCAAGCGACAGCGATTTTTTCTACAAAGGAAGCCTGGATTTTGTGATTTATAAAAAAGGATTCCGAAACAGAAAAGATGCAGTTCTTGCAATAGAGCTTGACGGCCCAGAACATCACAACAATCCGAATGTAATCGCAAGAGACGAAAAGAAAAAACAGATTTGCAAAAATCACGGCTTCGATTTGCTGCACGTTGACAACAGTTATGCAAGACGCTATTGCTTTGTAAAAGAAATTCTGACAGAGTTTTTGGGGAATTAA
- a CDS encoding helix-turn-helix transcriptional regulator, with translation MPKTFRENLREELDYQDIKVKELAVATGIPKPTLDCYLSAQQVIPPADIAVKIARTLNVSVEYLVTGENNSLQNQNPTGTQNKENLAKLNILIRDFSRLSKRDQEIVLTITEKIAGNVC, from the coding sequence ATGCCAAAAACTTTTAGGGAAAATCTGAGGGAAGAGCTTGATTATCAGGACATAAAGGTTAAGGAACTTGCTGTTGCAACCGGAATTCCAAAGCCCACTCTGGACTGCTACCTGAGCGCACAGCAGGTGATTCCGCCCGCAGACATTGCGGTTAAAATCGCGCGGACTCTAAATGTTTCGGTCGAATATCTTGTTACCGGAGAGAATAATTCCTTGCAGAACCAGAATCCGACAGGCACGCAAAACAAGGAAAATCTCGCAAAACTCAATATTCTTATAAGGGATTTTTCAAGGCTTTCAAAGCGCGATCAGGAAATTGTGCTAACGATTACGGAGAAGATAGCTGGGAACGTGTGCTGA